One region of Stigmatella erecta genomic DNA includes:
- a CDS encoding GNAT family N-acetyltransferase — MGGMPELPRRALIPLIVPPVTLEGHGVRLEPLRPEHAGGMAALCEDTVFEFTTQVLRTQADLEGYIATALEGAARGAEQPFLIRGLETGAPLGTTRFMTISRHDRTLEIGHTWLARPAWRTHVNTACKYLLLCHAFETLQVMRVQLKTDQRNARSRAAIERIGAKFEGILRHHMLVRDGVVRDTAYYSLLDTEWPEAKARLEERLRRE, encoded by the coding sequence ATGGGGGGCATGCCAGAGCTTCCGCGCCGAGCCCTCATTCCATTGATCGTCCCACCCGTGACGTTGGAAGGGCACGGGGTGCGGCTGGAGCCGCTGCGCCCGGAGCACGCGGGGGGGATGGCCGCGCTCTGTGAGGACACCGTCTTCGAGTTCACCACGCAGGTGCTCCGCACCCAGGCGGATCTGGAGGGCTACATCGCCACGGCGCTGGAGGGGGCGGCGCGCGGGGCGGAGCAGCCCTTTCTCATCCGCGGCCTGGAGACGGGCGCGCCCCTGGGGACCACGCGCTTCATGACCATCTCACGCCACGACCGGACGCTGGAGATTGGCCACACATGGCTGGCGCGCCCGGCGTGGCGCACGCACGTGAACACCGCGTGCAAGTACCTGCTGCTGTGCCACGCCTTCGAGACCCTTCAGGTGATGCGGGTTCAGCTCAAGACGGACCAGCGCAACGCGCGCTCGCGGGCGGCCATCGAGCGGATCGGCGCGAAGTTCGAGGGCATCCTGCGCCACCACATGCTGGTGCGCGACGGCGTGGTCCGGGACACCGCGTACTATTCCCTCCTGGACACCGAGTGGCCGGAGGCGAAGGCCCGGTTGGAGGAGCGGCTGCGGCGGGAATGA